Proteins encoded together in one Salarchaeum sp. JOR-1 window:
- a CDS encoding MBL fold metallo-hydrolase — protein MQPGDVAAVPSCTDIHYVDTGMYDTAEYGAVYVVDAERPAIVDAGIGTNYERILDALDAAGIAREDVEVIAPTHVHLDHAGGAGLLAEACPNADVYVHELGARHLVDPSRLVAGTKNAVGDQWQFYVEPTPVPEERVVELTDGDTIDLGSRALDVHHAPGHAPHQVVFRDDRDDAVFVADAAGIYVPDRDAVRETSPPPNFDLEQCLDDVSMIRDLDPDALLYPHFGPVADDVDDRLAGYADTLTEWVEAVEAKYAELGDGEAVQEYFAENTDISAVWGSRKAREETAMNVRGVLGYLKNSRD, from the coding sequence ATGCAACCCGGAGACGTCGCCGCCGTCCCCTCCTGCACCGACATCCATTACGTCGACACCGGCATGTACGACACCGCGGAGTACGGCGCGGTCTACGTCGTGGACGCGGAGCGCCCCGCTATCGTCGACGCCGGCATCGGCACGAACTACGAGCGCATCCTCGACGCGCTCGACGCGGCCGGTATCGCCCGCGAGGACGTCGAAGTCATCGCGCCGACGCACGTCCACCTCGACCACGCGGGCGGCGCGGGCCTGCTCGCGGAGGCCTGCCCGAACGCGGACGTGTACGTCCACGAACTCGGCGCGCGCCACCTCGTCGACCCGAGCCGGCTCGTCGCGGGCACGAAGAACGCGGTCGGCGACCAGTGGCAGTTCTACGTCGAACCGACGCCCGTCCCCGAGGAGCGCGTGGTCGAGCTCACGGACGGCGACACGATCGACCTCGGTTCTCGCGCGCTCGACGTGCATCACGCGCCCGGCCACGCCCCCCACCAGGTCGTGTTCCGCGACGACCGCGACGACGCCGTCTTCGTCGCGGACGCCGCCGGCATCTACGTCCCCGACCGCGACGCCGTCCGGGAGACGAGTCCGCCGCCGAACTTCGACCTCGAACAGTGCCTCGACGACGTGTCGATGATTCGCGACCTCGACCCCGACGCACTGCTCTATCCGCACTTCGGGCCGGTCGCGGACGACGTGGACGACCGACTCGCCGGCTACGCGGACACACTCACGGAGTGGGTCGAGGCGGTCGAGGCGAAGTACGCGGAACTCGGCGACGGGGAGGCGGTACAGGAGTACTTCGCGGAGAACACGGACATCTCCGCGGTCTGGGGGTCGCGGAAGGCCCGCGAGGAAACCGCGATGAACGTGCGTGGCGTGTTGGGATACCTTAAGAACTCCCGGGACTAA
- a CDS encoding thiolase family protein, whose translation MGEMPTPVVAKAVRTPQGKEDGVFADTRSEDLSVTLIDHILDETGLDAEHIDDLMWGVAQQRTEQDNNVARVIALLSELGENTPATSINRWCASSMQAVISASDAIRAGQRDAIIAGGVENMSRVPMGGDSYSHLHPELGEKYDVSDLQMGMTAEKVSEEFDVSREEQDEYALRSHQRAAEATESGRFDDEIVPVETEDGVVEEDEGIRPDTDLETLSSLPTVFKSDGTVTPGNASQISDGAAATLVTSEEFAEEHDLEILAYVGDNNVAGVDPTIMGVGPVPATQGLLERTGEDIEEFDLVELNEAFASQTLYSQRKLGVDDDKFNVNGGAIAIGHPLGASGARLPVTLIHEMQKRDAKKGLATLCVGFGQGAAITFKRD comes from the coding sequence ATGGGAGAAATGCCCACGCCAGTCGTCGCGAAGGCCGTCCGAACGCCCCAAGGCAAGGAGGACGGCGTGTTCGCGGACACGCGTAGCGAAGACCTCTCGGTGACGCTCATCGACCACATCCTCGACGAGACCGGACTCGACGCCGAGCACATCGACGACCTGATGTGGGGCGTCGCGCAGCAGCGCACCGAACAGGACAACAACGTCGCGCGCGTCATCGCGCTGCTCTCCGAACTCGGAGAGAACACGCCCGCGACCAGCATCAACCGCTGGTGCGCGTCCTCGATGCAGGCCGTCATCAGCGCGAGCGACGCGATTCGCGCCGGCCAGCGCGACGCCATCATCGCGGGCGGCGTGGAGAACATGAGCCGCGTTCCGATGGGCGGCGACTCCTACAGCCACCTCCACCCGGAACTCGGCGAGAAGTACGACGTGTCCGACCTCCAGATGGGAATGACCGCGGAGAAGGTCTCCGAGGAGTTCGACGTGTCCCGAGAAGAACAGGACGAGTACGCGCTCCGCAGCCACCAGCGCGCCGCCGAGGCGACCGAGTCCGGTCGGTTCGACGACGAAATCGTGCCCGTCGAGACAGAGGACGGCGTCGTCGAGGAGGACGAGGGCATCCGGCCCGACACCGACCTCGAGACGCTCAGCAGCCTCCCGACCGTGTTCAAGAGCGACGGCACGGTCACGCCCGGGAACGCGAGCCAGATCTCGGACGGCGCGGCCGCGACGCTCGTCACGAGCGAGGAGTTCGCGGAGGAACACGACCTCGAAATCCTCGCGTACGTCGGCGACAACAACGTCGCGGGCGTCGACCCCACCATCATGGGCGTCGGCCCCGTCCCCGCCACGCAGGGGCTCCTCGAGCGCACCGGCGAGGACATCGAGGAGTTCGACCTCGTGGAGCTGAACGAGGCGTTCGCGTCCCAGACGCTCTACAGCCAGCGCAAGCTCGGCGTGGACGACGACAAGTTCAACGTGAACGGCGGCGCAATCGCCATCGGCCACCCGCTCGGCGCGTCCGGCGCACGCCTCCCCGTCACGCTCATCCACGAGATGCAGAAGCGCGACGCGAAGAAGGGACTCGCGACGCTCTGCGTCGGCTTCGGCCAGGGCGCGGCGATCACGTTCAAGCGCGACTAA
- a CDS encoding long-chain fatty acid--CoA ligase, producing MNWQDAEREYEDAVIGRTTLPRLFEDAAERHADRPAQGYKGGVYDRTLTPDVLPAAPGGEYANVTYDEMRALVRNLAAGFRDLGLRPDDRVGVFAHTRMEWAQTDFAVLAAGGVITTVYPSSSERQVSYLLGDSGATGVVVEDQELLERVLAVEDDLDVEWVVVMDEFESGRDDVYSFAEIHERGREVYDEDAYLGWLDERDPDDLASLIYTSGTTGQPKGVELTHWNFRSNVNQCRKRFGPRPDKGDLPVIDEESRLVSYLPLSHVFERLSGHFLQFGSGAHVCYAESPDTLQEDMGLVEPTTGTSVPRVYEKLYDAVREQASGSDLSERIFEWAVGVARDHYTAENPGLVLSAKHAIADKLVYSKVREALGGNVEYFISGGGSLDPGLARVFHGMGLPMLEGYGLTETSPVISVNPPEEPKVGTIGPVVVDTEIELDESVATPEQRERADGRVGELLVKGPQVFSGYWELPDETDAAFTEDEYFRTGDVVDLRSDGYIQFLERAKQLLTLSTGKNVAPGPIEDAFAQSPLVEQVMVVGDDRKFVGAVVVPNVEGVRTWADREGFELPESPAELCRDDRVHERIQREVDAVNESLEDFETIKRFALVPEEFTEENDMLTPSLKKKRRNIEARYADEIESLYE from the coding sequence ATGAATTGGCAGGACGCGGAGCGGGAGTACGAGGACGCGGTCATCGGCCGAACGACGCTCCCCCGGCTCTTCGAGGACGCGGCCGAGCGACACGCCGACCGCCCCGCACAGGGGTACAAGGGCGGTGTCTACGACCGCACGCTCACTCCGGACGTGCTGCCGGCGGCCCCCGGAGGCGAGTACGCGAACGTCACGTACGACGAGATGCGCGCGCTGGTTCGGAACCTCGCCGCCGGCTTCCGCGACCTCGGCCTCCGTCCCGACGACCGCGTCGGCGTGTTCGCACACACCCGCATGGAGTGGGCGCAGACCGACTTCGCCGTGCTCGCCGCGGGCGGCGTCATCACCACCGTCTATCCGAGTTCGAGCGAACGCCAGGTGTCCTACCTCCTCGGGGACTCCGGCGCGACCGGGGTCGTCGTCGAGGATCAGGAACTCCTGGAGCGCGTGCTCGCCGTGGAGGACGACCTCGACGTGGAGTGGGTGGTCGTGATGGACGAATTCGAGAGCGGCCGCGACGACGTGTACTCGTTCGCCGAGATTCACGAGCGCGGCCGCGAGGTCTACGACGAGGACGCCTACCTCGGATGGCTGGACGAGCGCGACCCCGACGACCTCGCGAGCCTCATCTACACGTCCGGGACGACCGGCCAGCCGAAGGGCGTGGAACTCACGCACTGGAACTTCCGGTCGAACGTCAACCAGTGCCGGAAACGCTTCGGTCCGCGGCCCGACAAGGGAGACCTCCCCGTCATCGACGAGGAGAGCCGTCTCGTCTCCTACCTCCCGCTCTCGCACGTCTTCGAGCGACTCTCCGGGCACTTCCTTCAGTTCGGGAGCGGCGCGCACGTCTGTTACGCGGAGTCCCCCGACACCCTCCAGGAGGACATGGGCCTGGTCGAGCCGACGACCGGGACGAGCGTCCCGCGCGTGTACGAGAAACTCTACGACGCGGTGCGCGAGCAGGCGTCCGGCTCCGACCTCAGCGAGCGCATCTTCGAGTGGGCGGTCGGCGTCGCACGCGACCACTACACCGCCGAGAACCCCGGTCTCGTGCTCTCCGCGAAGCACGCGATCGCGGACAAACTCGTCTACTCGAAGGTTCGAGAGGCGCTCGGCGGGAACGTCGAGTACTTCATCAGCGGCGGCGGCAGCCTCGACCCCGGACTCGCCCGCGTCTTCCACGGGATGGGCCTCCCGATGCTCGAAGGCTACGGCCTCACCGAAACGAGTCCCGTCATCTCGGTCAATCCGCCCGAGGAGCCGAAGGTCGGCACCATCGGCCCCGTCGTCGTCGACACGGAGATCGAACTCGACGAGTCCGTCGCGACGCCCGAGCAGCGCGAGCGCGCCGATGGCCGGGTGGGCGAACTGCTCGTGAAGGGCCCCCAGGTGTTCTCGGGCTACTGGGAACTCCCCGACGAGACCGACGCGGCGTTCACCGAGGACGAGTACTTCCGCACCGGCGACGTGGTCGACCTCCGATCCGACGGCTACATCCAGTTCCTCGAACGCGCGAAACAGCTCCTCACGCTCTCGACGGGGAAGAACGTCGCGCCCGGCCCCATCGAGGACGCGTTCGCGCAGTCGCCGCTCGTCGAGCAGGTGATGGTCGTCGGGGACGACCGGAAGTTCGTCGGCGCGGTCGTCGTCCCGAACGTCGAGGGCGTCCGGACGTGGGCGGATCGCGAGGGATTCGAGCTCCCCGAGTCGCCCGCGGAACTCTGCCGGGACGACCGCGTGCACGAGCGCATCCAGCGCGAGGTCGACGCCGTGAACGAGAGCCTCGAGGACTTCGAGACGATCAAGCGGTTCGCGCTCGTTCCGGAGGAGTTCACGGAGGAGAACGACATGCTCACCCCCTCGCTGAAGAAGAAGCGCCGGAACATCGAGGCGCGGTACGCGGACGAAATCGAATCTCTCTACGAGTAA
- a CDS encoding 26S protease regulatory subunit, with amino-acid sequence MSERALDVIEVLLTARVYGRTPSLDEDDLPPHLREAFWAEDGVPDSPTVDEDTVREATGITEPWEEISGLMFTDRDTFSGRLNLVNDDMAREWYDERADADRLNRNPALAHEFEDREGVDYEAARSENRPVRADPQWIDGLLAEFFDEEDEEMLDLVEVRAPSEIDVTMDDLVLTPEQEAEIGKVGKAIEHRDFLAEVGLYEIGKLLFVGPPGTGKTSTAKALAHSLDLPFVEVKLSMITSQYLGETAKNVDKVFEVARRLSPCIFFIDEFDFVAKTRSSDEHAAIKRAVNTLLKSIDEISLIRDEVLLIGATNHPDDLDSAVWRRFDEILAFPNPSEPMRADILRLITHDMDIENFDPEEIAAATDGLTGSDLRLVMREAVLDALTEDRTTLTQDDLLGAVEQFEERDHLRNLDNLEDALTHGDSVEGDEGAGEDSGDAHDHVHTH; translated from the coding sequence ATGAGCGAAAGGGCGCTCGACGTCATCGAAGTTCTCCTCACCGCTCGCGTCTACGGGCGGACGCCGAGTCTCGACGAAGACGACCTCCCACCCCACCTCCGGGAGGCGTTCTGGGCCGAGGACGGCGTGCCGGACTCCCCGACGGTGGACGAAGACACCGTCCGCGAGGCCACGGGCATCACCGAGCCGTGGGAGGAGATTTCGGGACTGATGTTCACCGACCGCGACACCTTCAGCGGGCGGCTGAACCTCGTGAACGACGACATGGCGCGCGAGTGGTACGACGAGCGGGCGGACGCCGACCGACTGAACCGGAACCCGGCGCTCGCACACGAGTTCGAGGACCGCGAGGGCGTGGACTACGAGGCCGCCCGGTCGGAGAACCGGCCGGTCCGCGCGGATCCGCAGTGGATAGACGGCTTGCTCGCGGAGTTCTTCGACGAGGAGGACGAGGAGATGCTCGACCTCGTGGAGGTTCGCGCGCCCTCCGAAATCGACGTGACGATGGACGACCTCGTCCTCACGCCCGAACAGGAGGCGGAAATCGGGAAGGTCGGAAAGGCGATCGAACACCGTGACTTCCTCGCCGAGGTCGGCCTGTACGAGATCGGGAAACTCCTCTTCGTCGGCCCGCCCGGCACGGGGAAGACGTCGACGGCGAAGGCGCTCGCGCACAGCCTCGACCTCCCGTTCGTCGAGGTGAAGCTCTCGATGATAACGAGTCAGTACCTCGGTGAGACGGCGAAGAACGTCGATAAGGTGTTCGAGGTTGCGCGCCGGCTGTCGCCCTGCATCTTCTTCATCGACGAGTTCGACTTCGTCGCGAAAACCCGGAGTTCGGACGAGCACGCGGCGATCAAGCGCGCCGTCAACACCCTCCTGAAGAGCATCGACGAAATCAGCCTGATTCGGGACGAAGTCCTCCTCATCGGCGCGACGAACCACCCGGACGACCTCGACTCGGCGGTGTGGCGGCGGTTCGACGAGATTCTCGCGTTCCCGAACCCGTCGGAGCCGATGCGGGCGGACATCCTCCGCCTCATCACGCACGACATGGACATCGAGAACTTCGACCCCGAGGAGATCGCGGCGGCGACGGACGGACTCACCGGAAGCGACCTCCGGCTCGTGATGCGCGAGGCCGTGCTGGACGCGCTGACCGAAGACCGCACGACGCTGACGCAGGACGACCTCCTCGGCGCGGTCGAGCAGTTCGAGGAGCGCGACCACCTCCGCAACCTCGACAACCTGGAGGACGCGCTCACGCACGGCGACTCGGTCGAGGGCGACGAGGGCGCAGGCGAGGACTCGGGCGACGCACACGACCACGTTCACACGCACTAG
- a CDS encoding flippase activity-associated protein Agl23, giving the protein MRRFLRRLARPLPALFLVSALALAVRLYDLGHRVAHQDEARVADWILQYMAMGTWEYRPIIHGPFLPHANGVLFDLLGPSDFAMRLLPAVAGALLPLAALLYRTRLRDGETIALGLLLAANPLLLYYSRFMRNDLLLAAVMFAAVGCFVRAWDTKRLRWLPVAALLFGLGFTMKENALLYPVAWVGALALVADSRVVTGDRGWVGRAVAGARRVYRWLLGLVDVLAGGPRDPGHGLAAHVRDGLRAARRNPVVRYVPLALLLLAEALVVAVLFYAPKPDLYTALSGGRPLLPVLREATVGVWFEFLGTWGGASMHSHSMVAFLGQLLEITIVGAPSLLPLAVVGFVADRYAGDSPRDLVAFCAYWGFASIFGYAAITDIMAGWTAIHAVVPLAVPAAVALAALYRMGREAFATDRPSLAAGVVAALALSALVTGGVAAGASFAYDQSTENPLVQYAQPAGDMKPVLHDIREVSQSNDGVDVLFYGDEFHNPTGSQAFTIDDWDVPGDAGGAYPGWFARLPLPWYLDQYDANVSSVQSVAAFPDSPPPVVVTLDRESDDIDDRLDGYARYTFPRYLTSGHGDLAIYVRTDA; this is encoded by the coding sequence ATGCGTCGGTTCCTCCGCCGTCTCGCTCGCCCACTCCCCGCGCTCTTCCTCGTGAGCGCGCTCGCGCTCGCCGTCCGCCTCTACGACCTCGGCCACCGGGTCGCTCACCAGGACGAGGCCCGGGTCGCGGACTGGATTCTCCAGTACATGGCGATGGGCACCTGGGAGTACCGCCCGATCATTCACGGCCCCTTCCTCCCGCACGCCAACGGCGTCCTGTTCGACCTCCTCGGCCCCTCTGACTTCGCGATGCGCCTCCTCCCCGCGGTCGCGGGCGCGCTCCTCCCCCTGGCGGCCCTCCTCTACCGCACCCGCCTGCGGGACGGCGAGACCATCGCGCTCGGCCTCCTGCTCGCCGCGAACCCCCTCCTCCTCTACTACAGTCGGTTCATGCGGAACGACCTCCTGCTCGCCGCGGTGATGTTCGCCGCCGTCGGCTGTTTCGTCCGCGCGTGGGACACCAAACGCCTGCGCTGGCTGCCAGTCGCCGCCCTCCTCTTCGGCCTCGGGTTCACGATGAAAGAAAACGCCCTGCTCTACCCGGTCGCGTGGGTCGGCGCGCTCGCGCTCGTCGCCGACAGCCGCGTCGTCACCGGCGACCGCGGCTGGGTCGGACGCGCCGTCGCCGGCGCGCGCCGCGTCTACCGCTGGCTCCTCGGACTGGTGGACGTGCTCGCCGGCGGCCCCCGCGACCCCGGCCACGGCCTCGCCGCGCACGTCCGCGACGGCCTCCGTGCCGCCCGGCGGAACCCCGTCGTTCGGTACGTTCCGCTCGCGCTCCTCCTGCTCGCGGAGGCGCTCGTCGTCGCCGTCCTGTTCTACGCGCCGAAACCCGACCTCTACACCGCGCTCTCGGGCGGCCGCCCCCTCCTCCCCGTGCTCCGGGAGGCGACGGTCGGCGTCTGGTTCGAGTTCCTCGGCACGTGGGGCGGCGCGAGCATGCACTCACACTCCATGGTGGCGTTCCTCGGCCAACTCCTCGAAATCACCATCGTCGGCGCGCCCTCCCTCCTCCCGCTCGCCGTCGTCGGATTCGTCGCCGACCGCTACGCCGGCGACTCCCCCCGCGACCTCGTCGCCTTCTGCGCGTACTGGGGGTTCGCGTCCATCTTCGGGTACGCCGCTATCACGGACATCATGGCCGGGTGGACGGCGATTCACGCGGTCGTCCCGCTCGCCGTCCCCGCCGCCGTCGCGCTCGCCGCGCTCTACCGGATGGGCCGGGAGGCGTTCGCGACCGACCGCCCGTCGCTCGCCGCGGGCGTCGTCGCCGCGCTCGCGCTCAGCGCCCTCGTGACCGGCGGCGTCGCGGCCGGCGCGTCCTTCGCCTACGACCAGTCCACGGAGAACCCGCTCGTCCAGTACGCACAGCCCGCGGGCGACATGAAGCCCGTCCTCCACGACATCCGCGAGGTCTCCCAGTCGAACGACGGCGTCGACGTGCTGTTCTACGGCGACGAGTTCCACAACCCGACCGGCAGCCAGGCGTTCACCATCGACGACTGGGACGTCCCCGGTGACGCGGGCGGCGCGTACCCCGGGTGGTTCGCGCGCCTCCCGCTCCCCTGGTACCTCGACCAGTACGACGCGAACGTCTCCAGCGTCCAGTCCGTCGCCGCGTTCCCCGACAGCCCGCCGCCGGTCGTCGTCACGCTCGACCGCGAGAGCGACGACATCGACGACCGCCTCGACGGCTACGCGCGCTACACGTTCCCGCGCTACCTCACCTCGGGCCACGGCGACCTCGCCATCTACGTCCGCACGGACGCGTAG
- a CDS encoding acetate--CoA ligase, with translation MDDGRPGRERPADVAPPEAFAADANVTAPLRDEYDANWPECWAAAGDSLDWIDDYDEVLDRDGERATWFAGGRLNAAANCVDRHVEAGRKNRAAIKWEGKRGETRTYTYQDLHREVNAFAAALRDLGVAEDDVVTLYLPMVPELPIAMLACARIGAVHSVVFAGFSKDALATRLEQTGSTLLVTCDGYYRRGTAYDLKSKADNAALAVEQSVQQVVVDRLGDGRALDGDHAYDSLVADHAGAEVDPVPRDADDALFVIHTSGTTGEPTAVRHATGGYLAHVAWTSETVLDLSHEDTHWCSADVGWITGHSYIVYGPLALGATTVMYEGAPDHPERNRIWEIVERNAVDVFYTAPTAIHSFMKWGAEYPEKHDLSSLRLLGTVGEPIDETAWWWYYEHIGNGECPIVDTWWQTETGGILLSTLPGVDGMRPGAAGPPIPGVDADVVDARGDPVDPDESGMLAVTRPWPGMADSLRDAATRGGWTYDTGDTATVDEAGYIRLLGRRGDLLNVAGRRLGTAEVESAIVGVEGVAEAAVVGGGGGAGTSLYAYVSPRKNVSATDPLRERVREAVADAIGRFAAPDVVVFTPDLPKTRSGKLMRRYLERITNGEDIEDTSALRNPEIVGELESIVDGVSES, from the coding sequence ATGGACGATGGACGACCCGGGCGTGAGCGCCCGGCGGACGTAGCGCCACCCGAAGCGTTCGCGGCGGACGCGAACGTCACGGCCCCGCTGCGCGACGAGTACGACGCGAACTGGCCCGAGTGTTGGGCGGCCGCGGGCGACAGCCTCGACTGGATAGACGACTACGACGAGGTGTTAGACCGCGACGGCGAGCGCGCGACCTGGTTCGCGGGCGGGCGGTTGAACGCCGCGGCGAACTGCGTGGACCGCCACGTCGAGGCGGGGCGGAAGAACCGCGCCGCCATCAAGTGGGAGGGAAAGCGCGGGGAGACGCGGACGTACACGTACCAAGACCTCCACCGCGAGGTGAACGCGTTCGCGGCCGCGCTCCGCGACCTCGGCGTCGCCGAGGACGACGTGGTGACGCTCTACCTCCCGATGGTTCCCGAACTCCCCATCGCGATGCTCGCCTGCGCGCGCATCGGCGCCGTACACTCCGTGGTGTTCGCGGGGTTCTCGAAGGACGCGCTGGCGACCCGCCTCGAACAGACCGGCTCCACCCTGCTGGTGACGTGCGACGGCTACTACCGCCGCGGCACCGCGTACGACCTGAAGAGCAAGGCGGACAACGCCGCGCTCGCGGTGGAGCAGTCCGTTCAGCAGGTCGTCGTCGACCGACTCGGGGACGGCCGCGCGCTCGACGGCGACCACGCCTACGACAGCCTCGTGGCCGACCACGCGGGCGCGGAGGTCGACCCAGTGCCGCGGGACGCCGACGACGCGCTGTTCGTCATCCACACGTCGGGCACGACCGGGGAGCCGACGGCGGTCCGCCACGCCACCGGGGGCTACCTCGCGCACGTCGCGTGGACGAGCGAGACCGTTCTCGACCTCTCCCACGAGGACACCCACTGGTGCAGCGCGGACGTGGGCTGGATCACCGGCCACTCCTACATCGTGTACGGCCCGCTCGCGCTCGGCGCGACCACCGTGATGTACGAGGGCGCGCCCGACCACCCCGAGCGCAACCGCATCTGGGAGATCGTGGAGCGCAACGCCGTGGACGTGTTCTACACCGCGCCGACCGCCATCCACTCCTTCATGAAGTGGGGCGCGGAGTACCCGGAGAAGCACGACCTCTCCAGCCTCCGCCTCCTCGGCACGGTCGGCGAGCCGATCGACGAGACGGCGTGGTGGTGGTACTACGAGCACATCGGGAACGGGGAGTGCCCCATCGTGGACACGTGGTGGCAGACCGAGACGGGGGGCATCCTCCTCTCGACGCTTCCCGGGGTGGACGGAATGCGGCCGGGCGCGGCGGGCCCGCCGATTCCGGGCGTCGACGCGGACGTGGTGGACGCGCGCGGCGACCCCGTCGACCCGGACGAATCCGGGATGCTCGCGGTGACGCGGCCGTGGCCGGGGATGGCGGACTCACTCCGCGACGCGGCGACCCGGGGCGGCTGGACGTACGATACGGGCGACACGGCGACGGTCGACGAGGCGGGCTACATCCGGTTGCTCGGGCGGCGCGGCGACCTCTTGAACGTCGCGGGCCGCCGCCTCGGAACCGCGGAGGTGGAGTCCGCCATCGTCGGCGTCGAGGGCGTCGCCGAGGCCGCCGTCGTCGGTGGCGGGGGCGGGGCTGGCACGTCACTGTACGCGTACGTCAGCCCGCGGAAGAACGTGAGCGCGACCGATCCGCTCCGCGAGCGCGTTCGGGAAGCGGTCGCGGACGCCATCGGTCGGTTCGCCGCGCCCGACGTGGTCGTGTTCACGCCCGACCTCCCGAAGACGCGCTCGGGGAAGCTGATGCGGCGGTACCTCGAACGCATCACGAACGGCGAGGACATCGAGGACACGTCCGCGCTCCGGAACCCCGAAATCGTCGGCGAACTCGAATCCATCGTCGACGGCGTTTCGGAATCGTAG
- a CDS encoding cation:proton antiporter, with protein MSGSEVIPLVAAIIALGVGSQILSDKFQVPSVLFLILSGIVMGPEGFGLITPSALGLDALSAIVGLSVAIIVFEGAFHLKWEKLREAPGETLRLVTIGAVIALVGTSVAVHFLLGAAWDLSFLIGALLVATGPTVITPILEVVPVRDRVGAAMETEGVVNDVTAAILAIVVFEVVNPSHSSMGIVQSFASRLGAGIAIGALVAGIIWYLLRHVDLSAGGAVQNARLLVLAGALVAYAAANSLFSEAGIAAVATAGVLLGNADLPYEKEIETFKGDITLIVLSFVFIALAALLQFEDLIRLGLGGIGVAILVAAVIRPLAVFASTFGDRYTVAERAFMSAVGPRGIIPASVATLFAVQLQNAGQELAASTLVGTVFLVILLTVVFEGGPARQFAELLDIIPMRVIIVGGGTVGRALAERLEDRGENVVIIESDESIIELARNEGFTVHQGDGTDTEVLRKAGAEKAKIMVAATGDDDANLLVSQLADSKFDIETVIARANNPDNVDAFEDLGVRTVSSAMATAWGIDNLIERPALANWMTEIGRSGDVQEIEVTADDLVGMTIDELDEKLPNGCIIALVGRSGENEVPNRDRTLQKGDHLTFLGRKEAVREALEMCHPRE; from the coding sequence GTGTCAGGGTCGGAAGTCATCCCACTGGTCGCGGCTATCATCGCGCTCGGCGTCGGATCGCAGATACTGTCCGATAAGTTCCAGGTGCCGAGCGTGCTGTTCCTCATCCTCTCCGGCATCGTGATGGGGCCGGAAGGCTTCGGTCTCATCACGCCGAGCGCTCTCGGCCTCGACGCGCTCTCCGCCATCGTCGGCCTCTCGGTCGCCATCATCGTCTTCGAGGGCGCATTCCACCTGAAGTGGGAGAAACTCCGAGAAGCCCCCGGTGAGACCTTACGGCTCGTGACTATCGGCGCAGTCATCGCGCTCGTCGGCACGTCAGTCGCCGTGCACTTCCTGCTCGGCGCGGCGTGGGATCTCTCCTTCCTCATCGGCGCGTTACTCGTCGCGACGGGGCCGACGGTCATCACGCCGATTCTCGAAGTCGTCCCCGTCCGCGACCGCGTCGGCGCGGCGATGGAGACGGAAGGCGTCGTGAACGACGTGACGGCCGCCATCCTCGCCATCGTCGTGTTCGAAGTAGTGAACCCCAGCCACTCCTCGATGGGGATCGTGCAGTCGTTCGCGTCCCGACTCGGCGCCGGCATCGCCATCGGCGCGCTCGTCGCCGGCATCATCTGGTACCTCCTCCGGCACGTCGATCTCTCCGCGGGCGGCGCGGTGCAGAACGCCCGCCTGCTCGTGCTCGCCGGCGCGCTCGTCGCGTACGCGGCCGCTAACTCTCTCTTCTCGGAAGCCGGCATCGCCGCGGTCGCGACCGCCGGCGTCCTCCTCGGGAACGCCGACCTCCCCTACGAGAAGGAGATAGAGACGTTCAAGGGCGACATCACGCTCATCGTGCTGTCGTTCGTCTTCATCGCGCTCGCCGCGCTTCTCCAGTTCGAAGACCTCATCCGTCTCGGCCTCGGCGGCATCGGTGTCGCAATCCTCGTCGCGGCCGTCATCCGGCCGCTCGCCGTGTTCGCGTCCACGTTCGGCGACCGGTACACGGTCGCAGAGCGCGCGTTCATGAGCGCGGTCGGCCCGCGCGGCATCATTCCGGCGTCCGTCGCGACGCTGTTCGCCGTCCAACTCCAGAACGCCGGACAGGAACTCGCGGCGAGCACGCTCGTCGGCACCGTCTTCCTCGTCATTCTCCTCACGGTCGTCTTCGAAGGCGGCCCGGCCCGGCAGTTCGCGGAACTACTCGACATCATACCCATGCGCGTCATCATCGTCGGCGGCGGCACCGTCGGTCGAGCGCTCGCGGAGCGCCTCGAAGACCGCGGTGAGAACGTCGTCATCATCGAATCGGACGAATCGATCATCGAACTCGCACGCAACGAAGGCTTCACCGTCCACCAGGGCGACGGCACCGACACCGAAGTCCTCCGGAAGGCCGGCGCGGAGAAGGCGAAAATCATGGTCGCCGCGACCGGTGACGACGACGCGAACCTCCTGGTCAGCCAGCTCGCGGACTCCAAGTTCGACATCGAGACGGTCATCGCCCGCGCGAACAACCCCGATAACGTGGACGCCTTCGAGGATCTCGGCGTCCGCACCGTCTCCAGCGCGATGGCGACCGCGTGGGGCATCGACAACCTCATCGAGCGCCCCGCGCTCGCGAACTGGATGACCGAAATCGGCCGCTCGGGCGACGTCCAAGAGATCGAGGTCACCGCGGACGACCTCGTCGGCATGACCATCGACGAACTCGACGAGAAACTCCCGAACGGCTGCATCATCGCGCTCGTCGGCCGCAGCGGCGAGAACGAAGTGCCGAACCGCGACCGCACCCTCCAGAAGGGCGACCACCTCACCTTCCTCGGCCGAAAGGAAGCCGTCCGGGAAGCCCTCGAGATGTGCCACCCGCGCGAGTGA